The following coding sequences are from one Pseudonocardia sp. HH130630-07 window:
- a CDS encoding methyltransferase domain-containing protein, translating into MTGARQAATAEHTARSYYDSADADTFYSRVWGGEDIHVGLYERPDEEIAAASRRTVARMAEIAGVTAGTRVLDLGAGYGGAARQLARGLGASVHCLNLSPVENERNERLTGEQGLSGLVTVATGSFEQVPVDDGSVDVVWSQDAFLHSGHRDRVLDEIARVLTPGGRAVFTDPMAVDGLDQSSIQPILDRIALSTMATPGFYTGGLERRGFTGVRFHDHAGQLPTHYRRVREELVAHEHELVPAISGGYLTAMKAGLQHWVDGGNAGKLTWGVVHAVRA; encoded by the coding sequence ATGACCGGGGCCCGGCAGGCCGCGACCGCGGAGCACACCGCGCGCAGCTACTACGACTCGGCCGACGCGGACACCTTCTACTCCCGGGTCTGGGGCGGCGAGGACATCCACGTCGGCCTCTACGAGCGCCCGGACGAGGAGATCGCCGCGGCGAGCCGGCGGACGGTCGCGCGGATGGCCGAGATCGCCGGGGTCACCGCCGGGACCCGGGTGCTCGACCTGGGCGCCGGCTACGGGGGCGCCGCCCGGCAGCTGGCCCGCGGGCTCGGGGCGTCGGTGCACTGCCTCAACCTGTCGCCGGTGGAGAACGAGCGCAACGAGCGGCTCACCGGCGAGCAGGGGCTCTCCGGTCTCGTCACCGTCGCGACCGGGTCGTTCGAGCAGGTCCCGGTGGACGACGGATCGGTCGACGTCGTCTGGTCCCAGGACGCGTTCCTGCACTCCGGGCACCGGGACCGGGTGCTCGACGAGATCGCCAGGGTGCTGACGCCGGGCGGGCGCGCGGTGTTCACCGACCCGATGGCCGTCGACGGGCTCGACCAGTCCTCGATCCAGCCGATCCTCGACCGGATCGCGCTGTCGACGATGGCGACCCCGGGCTTCTACACCGGAGGGCTGGAGCGGCGTGGCTTCACCGGCGTGCGGTTCCACGACCACGCCGGCCAGCTGCCGACGCACTACCGGCGGGTCCGCGAGGAGCTCGTGGCGCACGAGCACGAGCTCGTGCCGGCGATCTCCGGCGGCTACCTCACGGCCATGAAGGCCGGTCTGCAGCACTGGGTGGACGGCGGGAACGCCGGCAAGCTCACCTGGGGCGTCGTGCACGCCGTGCGCGCCTGA
- a CDS encoding glycine/sarcosine N-methyltransferase — protein sequence MTADHRTDSELPELGRTIQQFGDTPTEVRESTHYKHEYVQTFVDKWDELIDWRARYASEGKFFVEQLRDRGVRSVLDVATGTGFHSVRLLEEGFETVVSADGSAEMLAKAFDNGMKFGGHILRVVQADWRWLNRDVHGEYDAIICLGNSFTHLFSERDRRKALAEFYAMLSHDGVLVLDQRNYDSILDNGFSSKHQYYYCGDGVVAEPEYVDDGLARFRYEFSDGSEYHLNMFPLRKDYTRRLMHEVGFQKVETYGDFQSTYSDDEPDFFVHIAEKAYLEESLAPEVTG from the coding sequence ATGACGGCCGACCATCGCACCGACAGCGAGCTGCCCGAGCTCGGCCGGACCATCCAGCAGTTCGGCGACACGCCGACCGAGGTCCGGGAGTCCACCCACTACAAGCACGAGTACGTGCAGACGTTCGTCGACAAGTGGGACGAGCTGATCGACTGGCGAGCGCGCTACGCGAGCGAGGGGAAGTTCTTCGTCGAACAGCTCCGCGACCGGGGGGTGCGCAGCGTCCTCGACGTCGCGACGGGCACCGGGTTCCACTCGGTCCGGCTGCTCGAGGAGGGCTTCGAGACCGTCGTGTCCGCCGACGGCAGCGCCGAGATGCTGGCGAAGGCGTTCGACAACGGCATGAAGTTCGGCGGGCACATCCTGCGCGTCGTGCAGGCGGACTGGCGGTGGCTGAACCGCGACGTCCACGGCGAGTACGACGCCATCATCTGCCTCGGGAACTCCTTCACCCACCTGTTCTCCGAGCGGGACCGGCGCAAGGCGCTCGCCGAGTTCTACGCGATGCTCTCCCACGACGGCGTGCTCGTCCTGGACCAGCGCAACTACGACTCGATCCTGGACAACGGGTTCTCCTCGAAGCACCAGTACTACTACTGCGGCGACGGCGTGGTGGCCGAGCCGGAGTACGTCGACGACGGGCTGGCCCGGTTCCGGTACGAGTTCTCCGACGGCTCGGAGTACCACCTGAACATGTTCCCGCTGCGCAAGGACTACACCCGCCGGCTCATGCACGAGGTCGGCTTCCAGAAGGTCGAGACCTACGGCGACTTCCAGTCGACCTACTCCGACGACGAGCCGGACTTCTTCGTCCACATCGCGGAGAAGGCCTACCTGGAGGAGTCCCTCGCACCGGAGGTGACCGGATGA
- a CDS encoding glutathione S-transferase family protein: MGTDRDSGEFVREPLGVAGRITADGSTPWPVEAGRYRLVGARACPWANRVIITRRLLGLEGAISLGLAGPLHDERGWRFHLDPGDVDPVLGIEYLRAAYERAIPGYDAGVTVPAMVDVASGKVATNAYADLEYDLSQQWRRLHRDGAPDLWPAAHREEMDALGDGIFHDVNNGVYKCGFASGQAAYERAYAALWDRLDALSEHLGTRRYLVGDTITQADIRLWVTLVRFDAVYHGHFKCNRHKLTELPVLWAYARDLFQTPGFGDTIDMEQIKQHYYGVHASVNPTGVVPVGPDGSGWTTPHDRAELGGRPFGDGTPPGPPPEGERVPG; the protein is encoded by the coding sequence ATGGGCACCGATCGGGACAGCGGGGAGTTCGTGCGGGAGCCGCTCGGGGTGGCCGGGCGCATCACGGCCGACGGGTCGACGCCGTGGCCGGTCGAGGCCGGGCGGTACCGGCTCGTCGGCGCGCGGGCCTGCCCGTGGGCGAACCGGGTGATCATCACCCGGCGGCTGCTGGGCCTGGAGGGCGCGATCTCGCTCGGTCTCGCCGGCCCGCTGCACGACGAGCGCGGCTGGCGCTTCCACCTCGACCCCGGCGACGTCGACCCGGTGCTCGGCATCGAGTACCTGCGCGCGGCCTACGAGCGGGCGATCCCCGGGTACGACGCGGGCGTCACCGTCCCGGCGATGGTCGACGTCGCGTCCGGGAAGGTCGCCACCAACGCCTACGCCGACCTCGAGTACGACCTGTCGCAGCAGTGGCGCCGGCTGCACCGTGACGGTGCCCCCGACCTCTGGCCGGCCGCACACCGCGAGGAGATGGACGCGCTCGGCGACGGGATCTTCCACGACGTGAACAACGGCGTCTACAAGTGCGGGTTCGCCTCCGGCCAGGCCGCCTACGAGCGGGCGTACGCGGCCCTGTGGGACCGCCTCGACGCGCTGTCGGAACACCTGGGCACCCGGCGTTACCTGGTCGGGGACACGATCACCCAGGCCGACATCCGGCTGTGGGTGACCCTGGTCCGGTTCGACGCCGTCTACCACGGCCACTTCAAGTGCAACCGGCACAAGCTGACCGAGCTGCCGGTGCTGTGGGCCTACGCGCGGGACCTGTTCCAGACGCCCGGCTTCGGCGACACGATCGACATGGAACAGATCAAGCAGCACTACTACGGGGTGCACGCCTCGGTGAACCCGACCGGCGTGGTGCCGGTGGGCCCGGACGGGTCCGGCTGGACGACCCCGCACGACCGGGCGGAGCTGGGCGGGCGGCCGTTCGGCGACGGCACGCCGCCCGGGCCGCCGCCGGAGGGGGAGCGGGTCCCCGGCTGA
- a CDS encoding glycoside hydrolase family 3 N-terminal domain-containing protein, whose translation MRARHHPVTGHHRRRGAGLLLTAAVAGAALAAGTVAVTTPVLTAHDGSAAAAGPPAAAPAAPEEPVDTCVPMVAELSVRDRLAQRLMVGVDASDPEGAARSVRESQVGGVFLGGNATELLQQDRMQALQDASRTPLAVAVDEEGGRVQRIDELDGDIPSAREMAASRTPEQVTELARQRAEQLRARGVTWNLAPSVDVSDQPRTDVIGDRSFSDDPDTATRYALAWAQGQQAGGVYGVLKHFPGHGASSGDSHEGSVSVPPLAELERRDLLPYAALVGPGMPLDGRVGVMLGHLDVPGLTEDPASIDPAAYRLLRETYRFDGVVMTDDLGAMKAITDRFGLAEATTRALAAGADIALFSNVTPAGPLLDAAEQALADGRISAEANDAAVARILESKARCTRA comes from the coding sequence ATGCGAGCACGACACCACCCGGTCACCGGGCACCACCGCCGTCGCGGAGCCGGACTGCTGCTGACCGCCGCCGTCGCCGGGGCGGCGCTGGCGGCCGGCACCGTGGCCGTCACCACGCCGGTGCTGACCGCCCACGACGGGTCCGCCGCAGCGGCCGGCCCGCCCGCCGCCGCACCCGCCGCCCCGGAGGAACCCGTGGACACCTGCGTGCCGATGGTCGCCGAACTCTCGGTCCGCGACCGGCTGGCCCAGCGCCTGATGGTCGGGGTGGACGCGTCCGACCCGGAGGGCGCCGCCCGGAGCGTGCGCGAGTCGCAGGTCGGTGGGGTGTTCCTCGGCGGCAACGCGACCGAGCTGCTGCAGCAGGACCGGATGCAGGCGCTGCAGGACGCGTCGCGGACCCCGCTCGCGGTCGCGGTCGACGAGGAGGGCGGCCGGGTCCAGCGCATCGACGAGCTCGACGGCGACATCCCGAGCGCCAGGGAGATGGCGGCGTCGCGGACCCCGGAGCAGGTCACCGAGCTGGCCCGGCAGCGGGCCGAGCAGCTGAGGGCCCGCGGGGTCACCTGGAACCTCGCCCCGTCGGTCGACGTCTCCGACCAGCCGCGCACCGACGTCATCGGGGACCGGTCGTTCTCCGACGACCCGGACACCGCCACCCGCTACGCGCTGGCCTGGGCGCAGGGCCAGCAGGCCGGCGGCGTGTACGGCGTGCTGAAGCACTTCCCCGGCCACGGGGCGAGCTCCGGCGACTCGCACGAGGGCTCGGTGAGCGTCCCGCCGCTGGCCGAGCTGGAGCGGCGCGACCTGCTGCCGTACGCGGCGCTGGTCGGGCCGGGCATGCCGCTGGACGGCCGGGTCGGCGTCATGCTCGGGCACCTCGACGTCCCCGGGCTGACCGAGGACCCGGCCAGCATCGACCCGGCCGCCTACCGGCTGCTGCGGGAGACCTACCGGTTCGACGGCGTCGTGATGACCGACGACCTGGGCGCGATGAAGGCGATCACCGACCGGTTCGGGCTGGCCGAGGCCACCACCCGGGCGCTGGCGGCCGGGGCGGACATCGCCCTGTTCTCCAACGTCACCCCGGCCGGGCCGTTGCTGGACGCCGCCGAGCAGGCCCTCGCCGACGGCCGGATCTCCGCGGAGGCGAACGACGCCGCCGTCGCCCGCATCCTGGAGTCCAAGGCCCGCTGCACCCGCGCCTGA
- a CDS encoding beta-ketoacyl-ACP reductase, whose translation MTAPTDINPEQRVAIVTGGARGIGAAITTTLARQGVHVAAGYSSNSEAAEDLRGKLGAEGASVSVHQGNVGSPDDCARVVAEVLEQRGRVDYLINNAGITVDKTVRKLTVDDWHAVLRINLSGAFYMTKAVLEHMTGNEFGRIVNISSVIGQTGSIGQANYASSKAGLIGFSKSLAQEVARKGVTVNCVAPGFIETEMVAAVPEKAMEKILAKIPVGRLGQADEIARAVAFLVDDRAGYVTGSVISVNGGLDMGS comes from the coding sequence ATGACCGCACCCACCGACATCAACCCGGAGCAGCGCGTCGCGATCGTGACCGGAGGTGCGCGAGGCATCGGGGCGGCGATCACCACGACGCTGGCCCGCCAGGGCGTGCACGTCGCGGCCGGCTACTCGTCGAACTCCGAGGCGGCCGAGGACCTGCGCGGCAAGCTGGGCGCCGAAGGTGCGTCGGTGTCGGTGCACCAGGGCAACGTCGGGTCCCCCGACGACTGCGCCCGGGTCGTGGCCGAGGTCCTGGAGCAGCGCGGCCGGGTCGACTACCTGATCAACAACGCCGGTATCACCGTCGACAAGACCGTCCGGAAGCTGACCGTCGACGACTGGCACGCGGTGCTGCGGATCAACCTGTCCGGCGCGTTCTACATGACCAAGGCCGTGCTGGAGCACATGACCGGCAACGAGTTCGGCCGGATCGTCAACATCTCGTCGGTGATCGGGCAGACCGGGTCGATCGGGCAGGCGAACTACGCCTCGTCCAAGGCCGGGCTGATCGGGTTCTCGAAGTCGCTGGCGCAGGAGGTGGCCCGCAAGGGCGTCACCGTCAACTGCGTGGCGCCGGGCTTCATCGAGACCGAGATGGTCGCCGCGGTGCCGGAGAAGGCGATGGAGAAGATCCTGGCGAAGATCCCGGTCGGCCGGCTCGGGCAGGCCGACGAGATCGCCCGCGCCGTGGCCTTCCTGGTCGACGACCGCGCCGGCTACGTCACCGGCTCGGTGATCAGCGTCAACGGTGGCCTGGACATGGGTTCCTGA
- a CDS encoding ATP-binding protein → MFSRIAIVNRGEPAMRLINAVREWNAENGPDRRLRTIALYTAVDRRAMYVREADEAVLIGPDDPDHMGASPYLDHAELERALRVCAADAVWPGWGFVSEKADFAELCARLGIVFVGPSAEVMRRLGDKIASKQLAESVGVPMAPWSGGPVADLAAARAAADTVGYPLMVKATAGGGGRGIRFVAGPEQLDEAFERAASEAGRTVGDATVFLERAVSGGRHVEVQVVADAHGDVWTLGVRDCSVQRRNQKVIEESASTALDPEQERLLRDSAADLARAAGYVNAGTVEFLYQPEEKLLSFLEVNTRLQVEHPVTEACTGVDIVKLQLHVAAGGALTDVAPVAPAGSGWAIEARLTAEDPEREFAPAPGRIEHLALPSGPGVRVDTGVAAGDVIPPQFDSMIAKVIAWGRDRDEARARLSRALRQTAAVIDGGSTNKAFLLDLLDRDELRSGDLQTTWLDSMMADGYAPPRRIDVALLATAIQSHEGHVARQQDRLFRSAEAGRPEVGYETWHQTDVTAAGQSYTLRVARTRSGRYRVELDGVGVDVDVERNGAYERRLTVGPQSWTVLSVAQESDFLVEVDGAVHRISGGEAGIVRAPAPAMVVALPVAPGDVVAEGDTVAIVESMKLETSLRAPFDGTVAELLVPANSQVDGGTKLLRLEPSADADESAAPATDRIGFAAFATAGPGPDGAPAATAADALSALRFGVLGFDVDETQTRPQLARLAGARDALPGDDPAVLAGETAVLQIFADLCALSRNRSETDDETGETERNPQEYLYAYLRSRDPEDEGLPESFQAKLRTALAHYGVTDVTDDPDLGPSLYRMFLAHRRAAQQVPVVLDLLNGRLRHPRTLGGLPAAAREDYLRALDALVVATQLRHPVVGDTARLLRYRAYDAPVVAAERARALEGVRESLDVLAAEREGTATVPDRAARIDSLVTSSESILGVFGERHDAVLLEVMTRRYYRVRPLGEPELGEFAGRPLLTARYRHLDNDRTLFASVIDNNDPQNALEIAEELRRRVAELGGQPGNRTALVDLYVTSTKAGDGGDPDARAERVRAALGKVPAALHRVAVAVRPNPRAEHADDEAEAPTWFTFRPDATGELVEDRTLRGMHPLVADRLRLWRFGNFELTRLPAAPDVHVFRAVGREVRGDDRLVAMADVRELTVLRDDETGRIRALPQFERALDACINSLRAARAGDRTLARTSWNRIALYVWPEVDVPLAELHAVVRRLAPRTANLGLEQVLVEFRSADPSVAGDRGGSRSMLLRMSRPPGAGVTLRLDEPPTEPMRELDDYDQKVLKARRRGAVYPYEILPLLTAGVDAGPGTWQEYDLDDDGVPHPVDRAPGGNRANLVLGVVSVPTRRYPEGMRRVVLLGDPTRALGAIAEPECRRVLAAIDLARELDAPVEWFAVSAGAKIAMDSGTENMDWISRVLRGIIEFTQGGGEMNVVVTGINVGAQPYWNAEATMLMHTRGILVMTPDSAMVLTGKQSLDYSGGVSAEDNFGIGGYDRIMGPNGQAQYWAPDLSGAVQVLMRHYAHTWTLPGERFPRPAPTTDPVSRDVTTAPHSGPNTEFRTLGEIWAPETNGERKKPFDIRSVLDGVADADHPTSERWADMHDAQSVVALDAHLGGQPIAMIGIESRPVPRRGPRPVDGPSQFTAGTLFPRSSRKCARAINAASGNRPLVVLANLSGFDGSPESLRGLQLENGAEIGRAIVNFDGPIVFCVVSRYHGGAFVVFSGTLNDNMEVAAVTGSYASVLGGAPAAAVVFAGEVNHRTAADERVTGLEARITEAAEAGDEATAARLRGELATLRPDVRSEKLGQVADEFDTKHSIERAQSVGSVHRIVSPEELRPYLADAVARGMKRTLDSLGGTE, encoded by the coding sequence GTGTTCTCGCGCATCGCCATCGTCAACCGCGGTGAACCCGCCATGCGGTTGATCAACGCCGTCCGGGAGTGGAACGCCGAGAACGGCCCCGACCGCCGGCTGCGCACCATCGCGCTGTACACCGCCGTCGACCGGCGTGCGATGTACGTCCGGGAGGCCGACGAGGCCGTCCTCATCGGACCCGACGACCCGGACCACATGGGCGCGAGCCCGTACCTCGACCACGCCGAGCTGGAGCGGGCGCTGCGGGTCTGCGCCGCCGACGCGGTGTGGCCGGGCTGGGGCTTCGTCTCGGAGAAGGCCGACTTCGCCGAGCTGTGCGCCCGGCTGGGGATCGTCTTCGTCGGGCCGTCGGCCGAGGTCATGCGGCGGCTCGGGGACAAGATCGCGTCCAAGCAGCTCGCCGAGTCGGTCGGCGTGCCGATGGCGCCGTGGTCCGGCGGCCCGGTGGCCGACCTGGCGGCGGCCCGGGCCGCGGCCGACACGGTCGGCTACCCGCTGATGGTCAAGGCGACCGCGGGCGGCGGCGGGCGCGGGATCCGGTTCGTCGCCGGGCCGGAGCAGCTCGACGAGGCGTTCGAGCGCGCGGCGTCGGAGGCGGGCCGCACGGTCGGCGACGCGACGGTCTTCCTGGAGCGGGCGGTCTCCGGCGGGCGCCACGTCGAGGTCCAGGTCGTCGCGGACGCCCACGGCGACGTGTGGACGCTCGGGGTGCGGGACTGTTCGGTGCAGCGGCGCAACCAGAAGGTGATCGAGGAGTCGGCGTCCACCGCGCTGGACCCCGAACAGGAGCGGCTGCTCCGCGACTCGGCCGCCGACCTGGCCCGGGCCGCGGGCTACGTCAACGCGGGCACCGTCGAGTTCCTCTACCAGCCCGAGGAGAAGCTGCTCTCCTTCCTGGAGGTCAACACCCGGCTGCAGGTCGAGCACCCGGTCACCGAGGCGTGCACCGGCGTCGACATCGTCAAGCTGCAGCTGCACGTGGCGGCGGGCGGCGCGCTCACCGACGTCGCGCCGGTCGCCCCGGCCGGCTCGGGCTGGGCGATCGAGGCCCGGCTGACGGCCGAGGACCCGGAGCGCGAGTTCGCCCCGGCCCCGGGCCGGATCGAGCACCTCGCGCTGCCCAGCGGCCCGGGCGTCCGGGTCGACACCGGTGTCGCCGCGGGGGACGTCATCCCGCCGCAGTTCGACTCCATGATCGCCAAGGTGATCGCCTGGGGCCGGGACCGCGACGAGGCCCGCGCCCGGCTGTCGCGTGCGCTGCGCCAGACCGCGGCCGTGATCGACGGCGGCTCGACGAACAAGGCGTTCCTGCTCGATCTGCTCGACCGCGACGAGCTGCGCTCCGGTGACCTGCAGACCACCTGGCTCGACTCGATGATGGCCGACGGCTACGCCCCGCCGCGCCGGATCGACGTCGCGCTGCTCGCGACCGCGATCCAGTCCCACGAGGGCCACGTCGCCCGCCAGCAGGACCGGCTGTTCCGGTCCGCCGAGGCCGGGCGCCCCGAGGTCGGCTACGAGACCTGGCACCAGACCGACGTCACCGCCGCCGGGCAGTCCTACACGCTGCGGGTCGCCCGCACCCGGTCCGGGCGCTACCGGGTCGAGCTGGACGGCGTCGGGGTGGACGTCGACGTCGAGCGCAACGGCGCCTACGAGCGCCGGCTCACCGTCGGCCCGCAGAGCTGGACCGTGCTGTCGGTGGCCCAGGAGTCGGACTTCCTGGTCGAGGTCGACGGCGCCGTGCACCGGATCTCCGGCGGCGAGGCCGGCATCGTGCGCGCGCCGGCGCCGGCGATGGTCGTCGCCCTGCCGGTGGCCCCCGGCGACGTGGTGGCCGAGGGCGACACCGTCGCGATCGTCGAGTCGATGAAGCTGGAGACCTCGCTGCGCGCGCCGTTCGACGGCACCGTGGCCGAGCTGCTGGTCCCGGCCAACTCCCAGGTCGACGGCGGCACCAAGCTGCTGCGCCTGGAGCCGTCGGCCGACGCCGACGAGAGCGCCGCCCCGGCCACCGACCGGATCGGCTTCGCCGCGTTCGCCACCGCCGGTCCGGGCCCGGACGGCGCACCGGCCGCGACCGCGGCCGACGCGCTGTCGGCGCTGCGCTTCGGGGTCCTCGGCTTCGACGTCGACGAGACCCAGACCCGCCCGCAGCTCGCCCGCCTCGCCGGTGCCCGGGACGCCCTGCCCGGCGACGACCCGGCCGTGCTCGCCGGCGAGACCGCCGTCCTGCAGATCTTCGCCGACCTCTGCGCCCTGTCGCGCAACCGGTCCGAGACCGACGACGAGACCGGCGAGACCGAGCGCAACCCGCAGGAGTACCTCTACGCCTACCTGCGCAGCCGGGACCCGGAGGACGAGGGCCTGCCCGAGTCCTTCCAGGCCAAGCTGCGCACGGCGCTGGCGCACTACGGCGTCACCGACGTGACCGACGACCCGGACCTCGGCCCGTCGCTGTACCGGATGTTCCTCGCCCACCGGCGGGCGGCGCAGCAGGTCCCGGTCGTGCTGGACCTGCTCAACGGGCGGCTGCGCCACCCCCGCACGCTGGGCGGGCTGCCCGCGGCGGCCCGCGAGGACTACCTGCGCGCGCTGGACGCACTCGTCGTCGCGACGCAGCTGCGGCACCCGGTCGTCGGGGACACCGCCCGGCTCCTGCGCTACCGGGCGTACGACGCCCCGGTGGTCGCCGCCGAGCGGGCCCGGGCGCTGGAGGGCGTGCGGGAGAGCCTGGACGTGCTGGCCGCCGAGCGGGAGGGCACCGCGACCGTCCCGGACCGGGCCGCCCGGATCGACTCGCTGGTCACCTCGTCGGAGTCGATCCTCGGGGTCTTCGGGGAGCGGCACGACGCCGTCCTGCTGGAGGTCATGACCCGGCGCTACTACCGGGTCCGGCCGCTCGGCGAGCCGGAGCTGGGTGAGTTCGCGGGCCGGCCACTGCTGACGGCGCGCTACCGGCACCTGGACAACGACCGCACGCTGTTCGCGTCGGTGATCGACAACAACGACCCGCAGAACGCGCTGGAGATCGCCGAGGAGCTGCGCCGCCGGGTCGCCGAGCTCGGTGGGCAGCCGGGGAACCGGACCGCGCTGGTCGACCTCTACGTCACCTCGACCAAGGCCGGCGACGGCGGTGACCCCGACGCCAGGGCCGAGCGTGTCCGGGCGGCGCTGGGCAAGGTGCCCGCCGCGCTGCACCGGGTCGCGGTCGCGGTCCGGCCCAACCCGCGGGCCGAGCACGCCGACGACGAGGCCGAGGCCCCGACCTGGTTCACCTTCCGGCCGGACGCGACCGGCGAGCTGGTCGAGGACCGGACGCTGCGCGGGATGCACCCGCTGGTCGCGGACCGGCTGCGGCTGTGGCGCTTCGGCAACTTCGAGCTGACCCGGCTGCCCGCGGCCCCCGACGTCCACGTGTTCCGGGCCGTCGGCCGCGAGGTCCGTGGCGACGACCGCCTGGTCGCGATGGCCGACGTGCGCGAGCTGACCGTGCTGCGCGACGACGAGACCGGCCGGATCCGGGCGCTGCCGCAGTTCGAGCGGGCCCTGGACGCCTGCATCAACTCGCTGCGCGCGGCCCGCGCCGGGGACCGGACGCTGGCCAGGACGTCGTGGAACCGGATCGCGCTGTACGTGTGGCCGGAGGTCGACGTCCCGCTGGCCGAGCTGCACGCCGTGGTCCGGCGGCTCGCGCCGCGTACCGCGAACCTCGGGCTGGAGCAGGTGCTCGTCGAGTTCCGCAGCGCCGATCCGTCGGTGGCCGGGGACCGGGGCGGGTCGCGGTCGATGCTGCTGCGGATGTCGCGCCCGCCCGGCGCCGGGGTGACGCTGCGCCTCGACGAGCCGCCGACCGAGCCGATGCGCGAGCTCGACGACTACGACCAGAAGGTGCTCAAGGCCCGGCGCCGCGGGGCCGTCTACCCGTACGAGATCCTCCCGCTGCTCACCGCGGGGGTCGACGCCGGACCGGGCACCTGGCAGGAGTACGACCTCGACGACGACGGCGTGCCGCACCCGGTGGACCGGGCCCCCGGCGGGAACCGGGCCAACCTGGTGCTCGGCGTGGTGTCCGTGCCGACCCGGCGCTACCCGGAGGGCATGCGGCGGGTGGTGCTGCTCGGCGACCCGACCCGGGCGCTCGGCGCCATCGCCGAGCCGGAGTGCCGCCGGGTGCTCGCCGCGATCGACCTGGCCCGTGAGCTGGACGCCCCGGTCGAGTGGTTCGCGGTCTCGGCCGGCGCGAAGATCGCGATGGACTCCGGCACCGAGAACATGGACTGGATCTCCCGGGTGCTGCGCGGGATCATCGAGTTCACCCAGGGCGGCGGCGAGATGAACGTCGTCGTCACCGGGATCAACGTCGGCGCCCAGCCGTACTGGAACGCCGAGGCCACGATGCTCATGCACACCAGGGGCATCCTGGTGATGACGCCGGACTCGGCGATGGTGCTCACCGGCAAGCAGTCGCTGGACTACTCCGGCGGGGTGTCGGCCGAGGACAACTTCGGCATCGGCGGCTACGACCGGATCATGGGCCCGAACGGCCAGGCCCAGTACTGGGCACCGGACCTGTCCGGCGCCGTGCAGGTGCTGATGCGGCACTACGCACACACCTGGACGCTGCCCGGCGAGCGGTTCCCGCGGCCGGCGCCGACCACCGACCCGGTCTCCCGCGACGTGACCACGGCGCCGCACTCCGGGCCGAACACCGAGTTCCGCACGCTCGGCGAGATCTGGGCGCCGGAGACCAACGGCGAGCGCAAGAAGCCGTTCGACATCCGCTCGGTGCTGGACGGTGTCGCCGACGCCGACCACCCGACGTCGGAGCGGTGGGCCGACATGCACGACGCCCAGTCGGTCGTCGCGCTGGACGCGCACCTCGGCGGGCAGCCGATCGCCATGATCGGCATCGAGTCGCGGCCGGTCCCGCGCCGCGGCCCGCGCCCGGTGGACGGCCCGTCGCAGTTCACCGCCGGGACGCTGTTCCCGCGCTCGTCGCGCAAGTGCGCGCGGGCGATCAACGCGGCGTCCGGCAACCGGCCGCTGGTGGTGCTGGCGAACCTGTCCGGGTTCGACGGCTCGCCGGAGTCGCTGCGCGGGCTGCAGCTGGAGAACGGCGCCGAGATCGGCCGGGCCATCGTCAACTTCGACGGCCCGATCGTGTTCTGTGTCGTGTCCCGCTACCACGGCGGTGCGTTCGTCGTGTTCTCCGGGACGCTGAACGACAACATGGAGGTCGCCGCGGTCACCGGCTCGTACGCCTCCGTGCTGGGCGGGGCGCCGGCCGCGGCCGTCGTCTTCGCCGGCGAGGTCAACCACCGCACCGCCGCCGACGAGCGGGTCACCGGTCTGGAGGCCCGGATCACCGAGGCCGCCGAGGCCGGGGACGAGGCCACCGCGGCCCGGCTGCGCGGCGAGCTCGCCACCCTCCGGCCGGACGTCCGCTCGGAGAAGCTCGGCCAGGTCGCCGACGAGTTCGACACGAAGCACTCGATCGAGCGGGCGCAGAGCGTCGGGTCGGTGCACCGGATCGTCTCGCCGGAGGAGCTGCGGCCGTACCTGGCCGACGCCGTCGCACGTGGAATGAAGCGCACTCTCGACTCCCTTGGAGGAACGGAATGA